The nucleotide window CTGAGCTCGCTGGTGACCGTAACGACGGACGGAAAATCGAGACACCACAACGCCAGATCGACAAGATGAACCCCGAGATCGATGACGCAGCCACCGCCGGAAAGGGTCTTGTCGTAGAACCAGGTTTTGTCTGGACCATAGGCATTGTGAAAGGTCAGGTCGGCGGCAAAGACCTTCCCGAGACCGGTTGCGCGGATGATGTCACGGATCTGCTGCAGACCTTGGGTGTGTCGATAGGACAGATCGACGCCCAGCAGCCTGTCGGCCGTCCTGGAGGCATCGACGACAGCCTTCACCTCGGATGCCGTCCGCCCCAGAGGTTTTTGACAGAAGACGGCGACGCCCGCCTCAAGGGCGCGGATCGATTGTCTGGCATGTGCCGCACTCGGCGTCGCAATCACGATGCCGTCGAGCCTTTGGTCAAGCAACTCGTCGAGACCGGCAGCAATCCGGGCATCGGGCGCCAGCATACGGGCCTCCCGGGCCATCTCGGCAGAGGGATCGGCGATGGCGACGGCCTCGGCCATCCCGCTGTCGAGGATCGCTTTCATTCGATGCCGGCCGATCCAACCCACCCCGAGAAAGCCGAGCTTCAATGGTCTGACGGCGGACGCCGCCTTCTTTGCGGACATCAACTCATTCATGAATATTGCACCAGGGCCTTGAGGAAACCATCCGGGCGGTCGCGAGTCGTGTTCAGCGCTTCGTCGAGCCTCTCCAGTGGATAGACATGCGTGTAGAGCGGTTGGGGATTGATCCGCCCCTGGCGCACGGCTTCTATGGCGTCGCGAATACCCTTTATGTAAATCGCGGGATCGCGCTCATGGGCATTGATGACATCGAGGCCGCGCCAGTTCCAAAGCTGCATATTGACCTGGCGAGGCCCGTCCTGATGGTAGCCGGCAATGATCAGCCGGCCCCGTTCCCTGGTAAGCTCGCCAGCCAGATCGAGTGGCCATTGTTTGCCGACCGCTTCGATGACGCAGTCGCAGAAATTACCATCCGTCAGCGTTTTGACGCACTCGATAATGCGCCAATGGTCGTCCATGGAAATGGTTTCGGCCGCTCCCATCTCTCTCGCCACCGCAAGCGAATAGGGCCGGCGCGAAATGGCAATTACCCTTGCTCCGGCGGCTGCGGCAAGCCGGGTGAGCAGGGCGCCGAGAAAGCCTATTCCGATGATGGCGACAGTCTGGCCGCGTTCGATATTGCTGCGGCTGAAGATGTTCATGGCACATCCGAGCGGTTCGCCTGGAAATGGCTTCCCGTCCAATTCGCCAGGCAGTCTTGCAACCATCGAAGCGTCGGCGATATCGTGCGTGGCATAGGCATGGTAGGAAAGAGCGGCAACGCGGTCTCCCAGTTGAAGGCCCGCGACGTCGGCGCCCATGGCGTCGATTGTCCCCCAGCCCTCGTGGCCCAGGCCGCCGGCCTCCGTCGGAAATGTCATCCAATCGGGTCCTGCCCAGGGCGTTAGATTCGACGCGCAGACGCCGCAGCCTTCCAGTTTGATCCTGACCTGGCCGGGACCAGGTTCCGGTAAGGCGCGGGTCTCGACCGAAAGACTGCCGGGGCCGGTGACGATTGCAGCCCGCATGAGCTCTGCCGCGGGTCTTGCCGTAATATCCATCAGATGTCCTCCAGTATGGCACGCCTCGAACTGCAGTGCCGCTGAAGAGTTCCGGGGGAAGTCAAAGAAGTCATAGATGATGAAGTCAATAAAGATGTCATTGATGAAGGAACTTTTCCATCCAAGTCCGGTTCGACCGCTATCTCTGGAGCGATTTCTTCAACCGGACGGATCCAATAATGATGATATTGATAACAGGCGGGTGCGGCTTTATCGGTCGCCATGTCGCTGAAGAACTTCTGAAATCCGGCTATGACGTGCGCATTTTCGATGCACTCATCGATCAGGTCCATGCCGATGCGGAAGTGAGCGTGCCGGAAGGAGCGGAGGTCGTCCGAGGCAATGTCATGGACAAGGACGCCGTGGGCGCGGCGCTCGCCGACGTCGATGGTGTCATCCATCTTGCCGCCGAGGTGGGTGTTGGACAGTCGATGTACGAGATTGCCCGCTATGTCGGCAGCAACGATCTCGGAACAGCGGTGCTTCTGGAAGCGATGATCGGCTTGCCTGTCAGGAAAATCGTCGTTGCCTCCTCGATGAGCGTCTACGGCGAAGGGCTATATTCCACGGCCGATGGTCGGCGGCTCGGCTATGTCAGGCGGCGCACCAATCATGTGAGGCAGGGCCAGTGGGATCCGCTCGGCCCGGACGACGGGCTGCTGACGCCGGTCGCGACCGACGAGGAGAAGCCCGTCGATCTTGCCTCCATCTACGCTCTAACGAAATTCGCTCAGGAAAAGCAGGTCCTGATCTTCGGCGAAGCCTACGGCGTTGACGCCGTCGCCCTGCGCCTCTTCAATGTCTTCGGCGCCGGGCAGGCGCTCTCCAATCCTTATACCGGCGTGCTCGCAAATTTCGCCTCGCGACTTGCCAACGGTCAGCCGCCGATGATCTTTGAGGATGGCAGGCAACGGCGTGATTTCGTCCATGTGCGGGATGTGGCAACGGCGTTTCGCCTGGCTTTGGAAAAACCGGCGGCAGCCGGCCACGTGATCAATATCGGCAGCGGCCAGGCTTATTCGATCGCCGATGTTGCGACGCTGCTCGCCGACGCCATGGGCGTGCCGCAGATCAGTCCCGACATCATGAACAAGGCTCGCTCGGGCGACATCCGCAATTGTTTTGCCGATATCTCCAAGGCCCGCGAACTGCTTGGATACGAGCCGAGATATCGGCTTGAAAATTCGCTTGGTCCTTTCGCTGAATGGGTTCGCGAGTCCGGAGCGGTCGACCGCGGCGCCGAGATGAAGCGTCAACTGGAAGAGCGGGGGCTGGTTTCATGAAGAAGATCAGCTCTCCAACACCCAGCCAGCAGGAGACAAGGCAGTTCGGCTTCGTCGAGTGGTTTCGACCGGGAGAGCATGAGCGGACGGAGGCCGTGCTTCCTGATATTCTGGCTAGCGGCGCCAGTTATCTCCGCACGCATCTCTCCTGGGCCGAATATTTGGCGCCCGGCGGCCAGCAATGGTTCGATTGGCTGATCCCCCGCGTCGGAAGCAAGATCGACCTTCTGCCCTGCCTCCATTACACCCCACCTTCGCTCTCGCGGACGGGAAAGGCGTCAGGCGCCCCGGTCGACCTTAAATCCTATGCCGATTTCGTCGATCATATCCTGACGCGCTACGGCCGATATTTCCGCCATATCGAGCTCTGGAACGAACCCAACAACCTGCTTGATTGGGATTGGCGCCACGACAGCGATTTCCTGCTTTTTTGCGAGATGGTCGGAGGCGCCGCTTACTGGGCCAAGCAGAGAGGCTTTAAGCCGGTGCTCGGCGGCCCGTGCCCCTTTGATCCCTATTGGCTCAATCTGATGGGCGTGCGCGGTGTGCTCGGCGTCGTTGATGCTGTGGGCTTCCATGGCTTTCCCGGAACCTGGGATAGTGAGGAAGCCACCTGGGGCGGCTGGGATATGCATCTGGGCGAGATGCGGGGAATTATCGACCGCTACAATGCCAAGGCGGAGATATGGATTACCGAAGCGGGCTATTCCACCTGGCGCAATGACGAGATCGAACAGGCGCGACGCTTCATCAAGGCGCTTAACGTGCCGGCCGACAGGATGTTTTGGTACTCCTGGTGCGATGTGCCGCCGGACGTGCCGGTCCAAGAAGGTCTGTGGTTCGATCCGCGACACTATCACCTCGGAGCCGTTACGCACGACAACAAGCCGAAGCTCTTGGCCCGTCTTCTGATGGAAGGTGGCGTCACCAGACTGGAGGAGGTTGCTGCCCTCGCTGCCCCGCACATTGCCTCTGACGCCACACCTGTTGTCGTCACCGGCGGCAGTGGGTTCGTCGGATCCAATCTCGCCGACAGCCTGCTCAGCGACGGTGAGGACGTCATCATTCTGGACAATCTGGGTCGCTCGGGGGTCGATCAGAACCTCTCATGGCTGATCGAGCGGCATGGAGGGAGGGTTCATCCGGTCCTTGCCGATGTTCGCGACCTGATGGGCATCGAGGCCGCCTTCAAGGATGCCAAGGCTGTCTTCCATTATGCCGCCCAGACTGCCGTGACCACGAGCATTGTAGATCCGCTCGCCGATTTCGAGACAAATGCTCGAGGCACACTCAACGTGCTGGAAGCGGTACGCAAGGCAGGCAGACAGGCGCCAGTCATCTTCGCCAGCACCAACAAGGTCTATGGCGCCCTCGACGATCTCGGCATGGTCGAGCTCGACGACCGATATGTCCCCGAAAACGACACCGTACGGACGAAGGGGATCGCCGAGGATCGGCCGCTCGACTTCTGCACGCCCTACGGCTGTTCCAAAGGTGTCGCCGACCAGTATGTCCTCGACTACGCCAAATCCTTTGGAATACCGGCCGCCGTTTTACGGATGAGCTGCATTTATGGTCCGC belongs to Rhizobium acidisoli and includes:
- a CDS encoding Gfo/Idh/MocA family protein; the encoded protein is MNELMSAKKAASAVRPLKLGFLGVGWIGRHRMKAILDSGMAEAVAIADPSAEMAREARMLAPDARIAAGLDELLDQRLDGIVIATPSAAHARQSIRALEAGVAVFCQKPLGRTASEVKAVVDASRTADRLLGVDLSYRHTQGLQQIRDIIRATGLGKVFAADLTFHNAYGPDKTWFYDKTLSGGGCVIDLGVHLVDLALWCLDFPSVVTVTSELRSGGERLEDSSGVEDFASATLTLAGGEIIRLTCSWRLQAGCDAVIGAEFFGTKGGASFRNVDGSFYDFTAERLSGTSRETLTLPPEDWGGRAAVDWARQLAHGQRHDVACEEFIAVAEVVDRIYRASSDRP
- a CDS encoding MDR/zinc-dependent alcohol dehydrogenase-like family protein; this translates as MDITARPAAELMRAAIVTGPGSLSVETRALPEPGPGQVRIKLEGCGVCASNLTPWAGPDWMTFPTEAGGLGHEGWGTIDAMGADVAGLQLGDRVAALSYHAYATHDIADASMVARLPGELDGKPFPGEPLGCAMNIFSRSNIERGQTVAIIGIGFLGALLTRLAAAAGARVIAISRRPYSLAVAREMGAAETISMDDHWRIIECVKTLTDGNFCDCVIEAVGKQWPLDLAGELTRERGRLIIAGYHQDGPRQVNMQLWNWRGLDVINAHERDPAIYIKGIRDAIEAVRQGRINPQPLYTHVYPLERLDEALNTTRDRPDGFLKALVQYS
- a CDS encoding NAD-dependent epimerase/dehydratase family protein; amino-acid sequence: MMILITGGCGFIGRHVAEELLKSGYDVRIFDALIDQVHADAEVSVPEGAEVVRGNVMDKDAVGAALADVDGVIHLAAEVGVGQSMYEIARYVGSNDLGTAVLLEAMIGLPVRKIVVASSMSVYGEGLYSTADGRRLGYVRRRTNHVRQGQWDPLGPDDGLLTPVATDEEKPVDLASIYALTKFAQEKQVLIFGEAYGVDAVALRLFNVFGAGQALSNPYTGVLANFASRLANGQPPMIFEDGRQRRDFVHVRDVATAFRLALEKPAAAGHVINIGSGQAYSIADVATLLADAMGVPQISPDIMNKARSGDIRNCFADISKARELLGYEPRYRLENSLGPFAEWVRESGAVDRGAEMKRQLEERGLVS
- a CDS encoding NAD-dependent epimerase/dehydratase family protein, with the protein product MKKISSPTPSQQETRQFGFVEWFRPGEHERTEAVLPDILASGASYLRTHLSWAEYLAPGGQQWFDWLIPRVGSKIDLLPCLHYTPPSLSRTGKASGAPVDLKSYADFVDHILTRYGRYFRHIELWNEPNNLLDWDWRHDSDFLLFCEMVGGAAYWAKQRGFKPVLGGPCPFDPYWLNLMGVRGVLGVVDAVGFHGFPGTWDSEEATWGGWDMHLGEMRGIIDRYNAKAEIWITEAGYSTWRNDEIEQARRFIKALNVPADRMFWYSWCDVPPDVPVQEGLWFDPRHYHLGAVTHDNKPKLLARLLMEGGVTRLEEVAALAAPHIASDATPVVVTGGSGFVGSNLADSLLSDGEDVIILDNLGRSGVDQNLSWLIERHGGRVHPVLADVRDLMGIEAAFKDAKAVFHYAAQTAVTTSIVDPLADFETNARGTLNVLEAVRKAGRQAPVIFASTNKVYGALDDLGMVELDDRYVPENDTVRTKGIAEDRPLDFCTPYGCSKGVADQYVLDYAKSFGIPAAVLRMSCIYGPRQFGTEDQGWVAHFLIRALGDEAISVYGSGKQVRDVLHVDDAVAAYRSLLANVDRVSGKAFNLGGGPRNAVSVLSVLREIEEITGRPVDTSFGPWRAGDQSYFVADTGKLERETDWAARVGWRDGLRHLAEWLIANRFGGQQIRREKRKVVA